A genomic segment from Micromonospora echinaurantiaca encodes:
- a CDS encoding class III extradiol ring-cleavage dioxygenase family protein, which yields MPLVAAAVCPHPPLLVPEVAGAAAGELADLRAACDAAVARLLATEPDCVVVLGSGPGTGWIVPPAVGTFRPFGVDLTVPLVPALPDGPATLPSSVTVGAWLLGRHRVGARVVAAQVASDATADEVAELARQVDGYRPRVALLVMGDGSASRGEKSPGYHDPRAEPYDEGVARALADADAAALLGLDPELSAELKVAGRAPWQVLAGAARAAGGAWRGELRYHAAPYGVTYFVAGWEPA from the coding sequence GTGCCACTGGTCGCCGCCGCCGTCTGCCCGCATCCGCCCCTGCTCGTGCCCGAGGTGGCGGGCGCCGCCGCCGGCGAGCTGGCCGACCTCCGGGCCGCCTGCGACGCCGCCGTCGCCCGGCTGCTGGCCACCGAGCCGGACTGCGTCGTGGTGCTGGGCTCCGGCCCCGGGACGGGCTGGATCGTCCCGCCCGCGGTCGGCACGTTCCGCCCGTTCGGCGTGGACCTCACCGTGCCGCTGGTCCCCGCGCTGCCCGACGGGCCGGCGACGCTGCCGTCGAGCGTGACCGTCGGCGCGTGGCTGCTCGGCCGCCACCGGGTCGGCGCGCGGGTGGTCGCCGCCCAGGTGGCGTCGGACGCGACCGCCGACGAGGTGGCCGAGCTCGCCCGGCAGGTCGACGGGTACCGCCCCCGGGTGGCGCTGCTGGTGATGGGGGACGGCTCCGCCAGCCGGGGGGAGAAGTCGCCCGGCTACCACGACCCGCGCGCCGAGCCGTACGACGAGGGGGTCGCCCGGGCGCTGGCCGACGCGGACGCCGCGGCCCTGCTCGGCCTGGACCCGGAGTTGTCGGCGGAGCTGAAGGTCGCCGGGCGCGCCCCCTGGCAGGTGCTCGCCGGCGCGGCCCGCGCGGCCGGCGGCGCCTGGCGTGGCGAGCTGCGCTACCACGCCGCGCCCTACGGCGTTACCTACTTCGTGGCCGGCTGGGAGCCGGCGTGA